The Argentina anserina chromosome 3, drPotAnse1.1, whole genome shotgun sequence genome includes a region encoding these proteins:
- the LOC126786753 gene encoding LOW QUALITY PROTEIN: uncharacterized protein LOC126786753 (The sequence of the model RefSeq protein was modified relative to this genomic sequence to represent the inferred CDS: deleted 1 base in 1 codon; substituted 2 bases at 2 genomic stop codons) — protein MMEFRPRNYAAEKQSHALPRSRADYHPLSASPSLPHLQVEGADDGETDYLDPLRRSDNNTAGSIEDLEGVEDGFALEMSGEASVENPEKEWVSFXRSLMQRFPVSKTVLASSMTDVMVKGRRTYDKSSTNMHLEELEDPEKFAEEGGKVITGQEYVSRLHELKTEINHSWHADDRVTSLKLSIKVAKLLMDTSILQCYPTLFALATDIMDMLGDMVWERIKLKAELAEDRIRLCFLPENFTASDICSDAKETCNNWFSKIGAIQELLPRIYLELALLPCWHFLHDRPLGCLQRLVMMIRGLADPLASAYCCLYMAHCLRKLHSHDIGCLLSCVNDFKILLLRVKSAKEAVHGNLTDNKRLLISLMEPTIDYIMKCIFKNVSERQVNDVLLELGLATNQVELRGRFPCPSLILHHLVKQLPFQVVCSHVMEILQLIESSNDDSYDQCLNYRLLGFRLCESKYETGTVNAVVDKVLQIITQYGGLDEYLKVVDAYVDIFLQNHMVDHLISILEGISNXACSQGIAEDELATFQSILVKHLSYYKDLEDIIAMTPFLKILDLMYGSSQSIINMQILDIGIRNGWLRDPTIIQFLFEISQALHDDEIYANVKDDSNQPARLISSFVSLVDYGEEMESHLTFLIECRAAFGSIHWLKETLVRSSNCLAIKALKDGNRHISFIKSCVAFSEVTLPSISSQTKQLNLYLETAEVALLAGLVSHSDGLIDSAMNSLQILEAIDGPRTPIDADGILSSIQKLLSLLVMVPGNPEFGVTFYPKNLVLLVNSQPWVTSRMRVKIFCAVVSLLAVLSQQDLPYHADKGKHLGNDKLFFGHLSYVSELALMCKFVLQSLVDTIEQEPSKAARGSMALEACNCIASSLIPCQEYRQFAQI, from the exons ATGATGGAGTTCAGACCTCGCAATTACGCTGCCGAGAAACAATCCCACGCGCTTCCTCGCTCACGCGCCGACTACCACCCTCTCTCCGCTTCACCGTCTCTACCTCATCTCCAG GTTGAGGGGGCTGATGATGGCGAAACGGACTATCTTGACCCGCTGAGGAGGTCAGATAACAATACAGCAGGTTCTATAGAGGATTTGGAAGGTGTTGAAGATGGTTTTGCTTTGGAAATGTCCGGTGAGGCGTCT GTTGAAAATCCAGAGAAAGAGTGGGTTTCTTTTTAGAGGTCACTCATGCAGCGGTTTCCGGTCTCCAAAACGGTGTTGGCTTCTTCG ATGACTGATGTGATGGTGAAAGGCCGGAGAA CTTATGATAAATCATCAACAAATATGCATTTGGAGGAACTGGAAGACCCAGAAAAATTTGCAGAAGAGGGTGGCAAAGTCATCACAGGACAGGAATATGTTTCCCGGTTACATGAGCTCAAAACTGAAATAAACCACAGCTGGCATGCCGATGATCGTGTGACATCTCTGAAATTAtcaataaaa GTAGCTAAGCTTTTGATGGATACATCTATTTTACAATGTTATCCTACACTTTTTGCTCTTGCTACGGATATTATGGATATGCTTGGGGATATGGTATGGGAACGCATCAAGTTGAAAGCTGAACTAGCTGAAGATAGAATCAGACTCTGCTTCTTACCAG AAAACTTCACAGCGAGTGATATTTGCTCCGATGCTAAAGAAACTTGCAATAATTGGTTCAGCAAAATTGGTGCAATCCAAGAGCTTCTTCCACGTAT TTATTTGGAGCTAGCACTATTGCCCTGTTGGCATTTCTTGCATGATCGACCTCTAGGCTGTCTCCAACGCTTGGTAATGATGATAAGAGGGTTAGCAGATCCATTGGCATCTGCCTACTGTTGCTTGTATATGGCCCACTGTCTTAGAAAGTTGCACTCCCATGATATAG GATGTCTGCTCAGCTGTGTTAATGACTTCAAAATTCTGTTGCTGCGGGTGAAATCGGCAAAGGAAGCAGTTCACGGGAACTTGACTGATAACAAAAGATTGCTTATCAGTCTGATGGAACCAACCATTGATTATATCATGAAATGCATATTTAAAAACGTTTCTGAG AGACAAGTAAATGATGTGTTACTGGAACTTGGGCTGGCAACTAATCAAGTGGAGCTGCGTGGAAGGTTCCCATGCCCCTCACTTATCCTCCATCATCTGGTCAAGCAACTTCCATTCCAAGTAGTTTGCTCACATGTTATGGAGATCCTTCAACTCATTGAGTCCAGCAATGATGATTCCTATGATCAG TGCTTGAATTACAGGTTACTTGGATTTAGGCTGTGTGAAAGTAAATATGAAACGGGCACTGTCAATGCTGTGGTGGACAAAGTCCTTCAG ATAATTACTCAATATGGAGGCCTTGATGAGTACTTGAAGGTTGTGGATGCTTATGTGGATATTTTCCTTCAAAATCATATG GTTGACCACCTGATATCCATTTTGGAAGGTATCTCAAACTGAGCATGCAGTCAAGGGATTGCTGAAGATGAACTGGCAACCTTTCAGTCCATCCTGGTGAAGCATCTTTCTTATTACAAGGATTTAGAAGACATAATTGCTATG ACCCCTTTTCTGAAGATCTTGGATTTAATGTATGGAAGTTCACAGAGCATCATCAATATGCAGATCCTTGACATAGGGATAAG GAATGGTTGGTTACGTGATCCGACAATTATacaatttctttttgaaatttctcaGGCTCTACATGATGATGAAATATATGCAAATGTAAAAGATGATTCTAACCAACCAGCACgattaatttcttcttttgtctCACTG GTTGATTATGGGGAAGAGATGGAAAGTCATTTGACCTTCTTAATTGAATGCCGTGCAGCTTTTGGTAGCATACATTGGCTTAAG GAAACTCTTGTTCGCTCGAGTAATTGTTTAGCAATTAAGGCTTTGAAAGATGGGAACAGACATATCAGTTTTATTAAATCATGTGTAGCGTTTTCTGAAGTCACATTACCTTCTATTTCATCTCAGACTAAGCAGTTAAATCTGTATTTGGAGACTgctgag GTAGCCTTGCTTGCTGGTCTAGTTTCTCATTCTGATGGACTAATTGACTCAGCAATGAACTCTTTGCAAATTTTGGAAGCGATTGATG GACCCAGAACTCCAATTGATGCTGATGGAATACTCTCCTCAATTCAAAAGTTGCTCAGCCTCTTGGTTATGGTTCCAG GTAACCCGGAGTTTGGAGTTACTTTCTACCCAAAGAACTTGGTTTTGCTTGTGAATTCCCAGCCATG GGTGACATCAAGGATGAGAGTGAAGATTTTTTGTGCAGTTGTTTCTCTGTTAGCGGTACTATCTCAACAAGATTTGCCTTATCATGCGGATAAGGGAAAG CATCTAGGAAACGACAAACTGTTCTTTGGTCATTTGTCGTATGTAAGTGAGCTTGCCTTGATGTGCAAGTTTGTCCTTCAGAGCCTGGTTGATACTATTGAACAAGAACCTTCCAAG GCTGCTCGTGGAAGTATGGCGCTTGAAGCTTGCAACTGCATTGCATCATCCTTAATT CCATGTCAGGAATATCGTCAATTTGCTCAAATCTGA